One window of the Eucalyptus grandis isolate ANBG69807.140 chromosome 8, ASM1654582v1, whole genome shotgun sequence genome contains the following:
- the LOC104414861 gene encoding cyclin-T1-4 isoform X1 — protein MMSFARNYDMKGGTYHDGCWPSSISSFSNNNYRTRNRNNGYYGNYDSFHGNSREIREPVDKFNFERMRSSDVPSMKRRKYSSSSWEAYDNASAWKNRIPLPARINADASTSSSGKRDRSRLEDDEVVFMSRDEIERISPSRKDGIDVLRETQLRYSYCAFLQDLGSRLDLPQTTIGTAMVLCHRFFVRRSHACHDRFLIATAALFLAAKSEETPRPLNTVLRASCEIFHKQDISFLSYLLPVDWFEQYRERVTEAEQLILTTLNFELNVQHPYTPLTSTLNKLGLSQGVLLDVALNLISEGVYTRLECSFLMIYYAGGLMCCSWKFYYPLECWFILTGFILNTFLHIRPSLSRITPSCIVPVVYPNNFPLFGLPFAINLQAASEQFFK, from the exons ATGATGTCCTTTGCGAGGAATTATGACATGAAAGGAGGTACCTACCATGACGGTTGTTGGCCCTCCAGTATAAGCAGCTTCAGCAATAATAATTACCGAACCAGAAACAGAAACAACGGTTATTATGGAAATTATGACAGTTTCCATGGGAACTCCAGGGAAATCAGGGAACCtgttgacaaattcaactttgaACGTATGAGGTCCAGTGATGTGCCTtccatgaaaagaagaaaatattcatcGTCCTCGTGGGAAGCTTATGATAACGCATCTGCTTGGAAGAATAGAATACCTCTTCCTGCGAGGATAAACGCAGATGCATCTACTTCCAGTAGTGGGAAGCGTGACAGGTCTCGACTAGAGGATGATGAGGTGGTATTTATGTCAAGGGATGAGATTGAGAGAATTTCTCCATCTAGAAAGGATGGCATCGATGTGTTACGAGAAACCCAATTGCGATACTCGTATTGTGCATTTCTTCAAGATCTTGGATCGCGTCTCGACTT GCCCCAGACCACCATCGGAACTGCCATGGTTCTTTGCCACCGGTTTTTTGTCCGAAGGTCTCATGCTTGCCATGATAGATTT TTAATTGCCACTGCTGCTCTGTTTCTAGCTGCTAAGTCTGAGGAGACACCACGCCCTCTGAACACTGTCTTGCGGGCATCCTGTGAAATCTTTCACAAACAGgacatttcttttttgtcctaTCTACTCCCTGTT GATTGGTTCGAACAATATCGGGAGCGAGTAACTGAGGCTGAGCAATTGATTTTGACAACACTGAACTTTGAACTCAATGTGCAACATCCATACACTCCACTTACCTCGACTCTTAACAAGCTGGGTCTTTCGCAAGGTGTTCTGTTGGATGTGGCTCTGAACCTGATCAGTGAAGG GGTCTATACCAGATTAGAGTGCTCGTTCTTAATGATATACTATGCTGGCGGATTGATGTGCTGTTCATGGAAATTTTATTATCCACTGGAGTGCTGGTTTATATTGACTGGCTTTATCTTGAACACATTCCTTCACATTCGTCCCTCCTTGTCAAGGATCACCCCATCATGTATAGTGCCAGTTGTCTATCCAAACAACTTCCCACTTTTTGGGTTGCCTTTTGCCATCAATTTGCAAGCTGCCTCAGAACAATTCTTCAAGTAG